The nucleotide sequence GGCTACTTGGGCTCAAATCCCCTTTTCCCCCCTACATGTCAGGTTCTTGCAGGATTTGACTCTTTGCTGACACCTAGTGACAAAATGAAGATTGGTGCTTTCTCGATGGTAGGCGTTATGAATCAGCATGTTTACCTAGAAAACACCTGTCGCATTGTACCCTTACAGTCTCCAGAATTCAGCAGCTGGAAGTGGAAAACCGATTGATTTCTGACTGTTCAACGCTTGGATTTCTCCTGCTCGTGTTCTCTTTCTATATACAACCATCATATGGTCTTTTGTACATGGTCTCATTTGTCTTTGTGACAATGGGGAAGCTTGAGCTTGAGATTTTTACCGTTGTTCAACGATCGGAATATGATAGTGAAATCTTGCTTTACGTAACTGCATCATACGGAAGCGAACATGGCCGAGGCTGAGTCATCTGTGAGTTAGAGGATgctgaagaggaaaaaagagagagagaaagcggaTATTGGAAGATTTGACCCTTTGAAGGTGTCAATGCTTTTCAGTTAGCCTTGTTAAGAATACGTATGTGAATTAGTTCTGATTCTTCTTCTTGGTTTTGCCTGTTAATGATCAATAAGTAGATGGCATGAAGACCCCTCCCCCCCGTCCCTGTGGTCGTGCAGATGGTGCAGTCCAGAGTCTTGatgtctccctccctccctctttgcTGTGAGGTCCAGAACAATAGCTAGCACTTACTCTCCTCTTCCTCACCTGTCTGTCCGGCTCTCTTTCCTGGAGTCGCTCCAGTCTCACCAGATTGGGAGCTGATAGACTATTAATAGCACTTGTGGTCTGGTCTCTATGGTAACTGTGCCGGAGGCTGCGGCGCAGGGAAGCTATTTTTGAAATGTGCTCAGTAATGTCAGACAAATGCCGCCTTGCTTCTGTCACTCTATCACGCGCAGCATGTCATTGCTCCGCATTTCCTCTTAACAACTTTTCCCACCGCCATAGCTTCCATAAATAAGTCCATCTTGGTTACTATATTAAACAGCGTGGATCAGTTCGCTATCAACCAAAGGTTTTTTCTCCTAAAGCCTACAATTATTGTTTGTTTCGACTTTGACTTTTCACGTGGGGGGATAAGGTATTTCAAAAcatacatgttaaaaaaaagtcacttttattGACTAAAATAGCACTTCCACAACAGCCGCAACTCAACCAAAGGGATTTAGTCAAGATTTATAgattacagatttttttctgttgctcTTCCTTCAACAACCAGACTGGGGGAAAACTCGACagaagaaaaggaaagaaataaaCCTCCTTTTGTTGTCAATTATTATAGGAGAGAGATGGCAGTAATTACAACTCTGAtgtttggcctttttttatGTCTCCATTCAGCTTCCTCGACAAGATTGACATTGTGAAGCAGAACGACTACACCCCAACAGATCAGGTGGGTTCACATTCAACACTCCTGTTGGAAAATATGCTTtgtgcaaacaaatgttcaatTTCGTCTGACCTATTTGATTGGGTTTTGAATATGGTTTATTTGAAATGGTTTTACAGGATTTATTACGGTGCAGAGTGCTGACTTCAGGCATCTTTGAAACAAGATTCCAAGTGGACAAAGTTAATTTCCAGTAAGTCAAAAGCATAAATCAACCAATGCTTTAACATTTGTCTCCTGTGAAATGAGCTCAATCAAAGAAATAGCATCCACATTTTACTgaaaatttcccaaaataataCGAAACCATTCCAACTTTTGTTTTACCTCATATTTTCAGTCCACTTATCAGCCCTCATGTTTccttttttgattgacagcatGTTTGACGTCGGCGGTCAGCGGGATGAACGACGAAAATGGATCCAGTGCTTTAACGGTAACATGTCGCTACCCACCGCCGCTATATTACTTTAAGCCAGTGTTTCCCCAATCTTTTTTGGGCTGCGGTAcactttttgcataaaaaaaaatgtcgggGCACCACACCGGCTGAAAATGTTCTAATTTCAAACTATATCGCCTTTATTAACAATAttaagtcattctcatcaattttttttatgaacaggGATAATTTAAACCCCAAAATCTAttccaaaatcttccaaaaaaaatgtttcaagccGCAGTAAAATTAGTGTTGGCGTCTCAATGCTCACGTAGTGCTCCTATTGATGCATTCAAAACTGAGCTCTCTCAACAGCGGTTCACATATTTGACCTCACAGTTTAGCGGGGAGCCATATCCatctatcaaaagagccacatacggccgccgagccacaggttccctacccctgctttgaGCCGTGTCTGTGACTTAGCCCTATTTTGCACTTTTGTCTCTCTCGGCAGACGTGACGGCTATCATTTTCGTGGTGGCTAGTAGCAGTTACAACATGGTGATCCGAGAGGACAATCACACAAACCGTTTACAGGAGGCTCTCAACCTCTTCAAGAACATCTGGAACAACAGGTGACGAGTCAAATGGTCATCCGACATGACTTGTTGTTGCCTCGTTGTGTAACCCAAAGTGTTGTTGTGTTCTCTTCAGGTGGCTGCGGACCATTTCTGTTATCTTGTTCTTAAATAAACAGGACCTCCTGGCAGAGAAAGTGCTGGCCGGGAAGTCCAAAATTGAGGAATACTTTCCAGAGTTTGCTCGCTACACTACACCTGACGACGGTAAGCCGTGGCAGCCCTTCTTCAGagcttctctttaaaaaaaatggacattgcacacacacacacacacacacacacacacacacacacctgtataacATAGCAGTGAATGTTTGTAGGTCTGTGTGTGAGAAAGTTATTTCCTGTCTGTTTTTCCCGATACGTCAGTGCTTTTCTGATCTAGTTCTGAGGTATTTTCTACTCTTGCAGCGACACCGGAGCCTGCAGAAGATCCTCGTGTCACAAGGGCAAAGTACTTTATACGAGATGAATTCCTGGTAAGTGCCAATGGGTCTTattcttttcatattttagtcAGCCAGTGTTTCATCAATGGCCTGACtattcatttcaaataaaaaacaaaacaggttCTCAACAGCAAATTGTCTTGGAGCGGTTCCAGTGAAATGTGCcgttgattttcttttcttcgcAAGCAATCGGTCTTGATCGTAACCAATAGGGGGCGCTGTAAGCGTGGTTTTACTAGTAAGCAGAAGCATCCgagttaaaataatgttttgagaTGATTGCTTTCTTTCCCATTATATTTGCATTAATAAGTTTGATAATCACATAGAATATCCCTATGTTCCCATATCCTTCTCGGATTTAATTGAACTGGTGAACTGAATGATTTGTAGAGTTGAACGGGGTTAACTCGGAATATTTTTGTGACTCTGCGCAGAGGATCAGCACCGCGAGCGGAGACGGAAGGCATTATTGCTACCCTCACTTCACCTGCGCCGTGGACACGGAGAACATCCGCCGCGTCTTCAACGACTGTCGAGACATCATCCAGAGGATGCACCTGCGGCAGTACGAGCTCTTGTGATGGGACGGCAAAAGTGAACAGACATTGGGAACACTGGGAGTCTTTGAACTCTTCTACAGACATGCCAAAAAAGACTCTTGGACGCAGACACCGTACACCGAGCCCACTTGCCCTCGCTGCTAACTCCATTCCGATGGACGTTTCTGAGGGAGTCCAGCCTGATAAAGCCAGACTGACTTTGGCGCGCACGGTCCAGACTCAAATTCGCATTACATTTTGGAGCGCTGCTATTTTGGTGGAGCACGTCAACCGCCGTGCTCGGGATTTGAGTCAAGACGGCACAAGTGAGCACGGcgacacacacaatcacactttAGTCCTTCCTATCACATATGCAAATTGCCATACTCAAAAGTGACAtctcttcacacacacacacacacacacacacacacacacacacacacacacacacacacacacacacacacacacacacacgtacgcaCGCAACAAACACAGATGGATCAAATCTAAATTTACTGGATTGCTAAAGAAATCCAAGAATTATTCCGCCACGTGGTCTCTTTGTCTCAGAGCcactgatttttgttttgtttgtttttgcttcgAGATTAAACGCATTGGAGCCCAGTTACGGAGCGGACAGACATCGAACAAGCAAAAGAGAAGTTTTGTTTTTCGATCCTACCCGTAAATGGGTCGAGTGGGCGTTTCCCTCCCAGCTCTTGCCGGAACTTGAAACTAACACACGGGACGACCACGGAGATTTCGATATGTTTGAGTTGAAGACTTGTGCGGGACTTGGCAAACAGGGCAA is from Stigmatopora nigra isolate UIUO_SnigA chromosome 1, RoL_Snig_1.1, whole genome shotgun sequence and encodes:
- the gnas gene encoding GNAS complex locus, which produces MGCLGNSKTEDQRNEEKAQREANKKIEKQLQKDKQIYRATHRLLLLGAGESGKSTIVKQMRILHVNGFNAEEKKQKIQDIKNNIKEAIETIVTAMSTLTPPVQLASSGNQYRIEYILNLVNQKDFEFPAEFYDHAKTLWQDEGVKVCFERSNEYQLIDCAQYFLDKIDIVKQNDYTPTDQDLLRCRVLTSGIFETRFQVDKVNFHMFDVGGQRDERRKWIQCFNDVTAIIFVVASSSYNMVIREDNHTNRLQEALNLFKNIWNNRWLRTISVILFLNKQDLLAEKVLAGKSKIEEYFPEFARYTTPDDATPEPAEDPRVTRAKYFIRDEFLRISTASGDGRHYCYPHFTCAVDTENIRRVFNDCRDIIQRMHLRQYELL